A region of the Magnolia sinica isolate HGM2019 unplaced genomic scaffold, MsV1 ctg198, whole genome shotgun sequence genome:
GAGAAGCGGATCAGGTACGTCCCTCaccgtggggccaaccttgatgtatttattgtatatccatgccgtccatccatttttcctgatcattctaagcaatgagcctaaaaatgtagtaaatctaattctcaagtggaccacataatgggaaaaagtggtgattgaacgttcaccgttgaaaactaCTTGTGGTTACTGgccgtaatttttattttacatccaacctagtcgtaaggtcatacagacagggatggaaagggaaaaacaaatataagtttgatccaaaacttgtctggcccgtaagaagtttttaatggtcatccaaaccgttgatatggtaGGCCCCATCGGATGATCCTAATCGTCCTAGAACGTGGTCGTTTCCCCTTCCTTGTGTAGATATGAGTTCGTGGTTTGCTAGCCCCATCGGCACACTATCTACACGCACCTTCATACGCAACACATGTGCCAACCGGACGAGCATGGGACATGGACTTACATTGGAGATGGCCATACACAAATCTGACTTGTCCACTTATCCGTTGGCCCAGCCCTACATGAAATCAAAGGACGGTTTtgacttaaattttttttttttttaaatgatctgATTCATCTTCAACACAAAGtgtaattttacatggaaaaaccattaaaggaaaaaaaaaataaaatcaaggcaCAAAGTAACCGAGTAATGCATTGTAGAGGAAGAAATTACGTGACATAACATAGAGTCTTAATTGATTCGAACAAGTCTTGAATCTCCTTTTTCAAACCCTAACTATACCCTTAAATCCTTACTTATAAAGTCTTAATGCACATATCCCTTTTCCAAGACTCGATtatacttattatttatagtgttATAATAAGAATAGAAAACAACTTACACACTTACGTAATTTTGCACGCATCTTCAACGAGACTTTTGATGGCATCAGCACCCCATCGAGTATTTGTTGTGGCAACGAACTTccctcgatgccattgagaaacaacaccaaaacattccaacaaccaacataaatttttcaaattttgttgaTGGGTCAAGCATCTATTGATGGCATCAATAGACTCCATCTAttaacaaatttaagacatcaacaacacttATTTAGTTTAAACTTATCTAACCATTAGAGAATTCTTTTTGAGTCTATGTCAACCTTAATACCATCCGATTATACTTTGGACCGACATGGCCCTCTTAAAATTTGTCTAGCCCAAACCTGATCCAACATTACCCATTTAATCATAAATGAGTTTGGCTTGAACTGTCCAACCCATCACAAATGTGCTCAGGCTTCAGTGTGGAATATAGTGCTAAAGGTATACCTAATTAATTTATATGCACTAACATACATATTTCATTTATATGTATCTACACTTCCTAATTCATACCTTTTCAGGGCATGTcatctgtgggccctacctaatgaatggcccacatttgGTAGATAATCAGGCATTTCATCACATTAAGCTCTTTCTTAAGAGAGAATAAACCAATTTTCAAACTGTAGTTTGCAGGAGCATGGAAGAAGATATAGCTCTCAATTGGCCAACATTCCAACAGCCCTCAAGTACTCCACCGATTCATCGTACATTTCTTCGATCCCATACTTGTAGCTAAATCCAGCTTTAATCAGCTTATCTGAGGAGAAGATCGACTTGAGATTCGCTGGAAAATCCCCAAAACTGGAATAGATCACACGATTCAAAATCATTTCAGGCAATAAATCTGGATCGACCAAGGTAACATGGATGATGAAGAATTCACGATGGAGAGAAATGATAGCACAAAGGTACTTGCAGGCTACGTGTCACATTTGTACCGGATGCAAATTGTAGCCCTGAATGccgaagttcctgcactgggaagccaggtggggcccaccttgatgtttgtgagaaatatacCCTGTCCATATTTCTgagatccaccgtgatgtttatatgccatccaaaccattcataagttcATTACACTTGGAtgaacttaaaaaagaaaaatattagtgtgacccaaatgtttcaatggtgggcattcaatctccactgtttcctgtcgtgtggcctacttaagttttggatcggcctcatttttggtctcaagaaCTAACATGAAGTGGAAAAACTGACGAACCGACTGGATGGATTttatacaaacatcacagtgggacccacctagcttccgaccacaggaacttcgggtgcggattagatactgacaggttgagtagccaggctagctactgaagtgacgtcaccaaagctccgtgggacccaccatgatgtatgttcagtatccacgccatccatccatttggagagatcattttggggaaatatccaaagaatgatttaaatCCAatgttccagtggaccccagcacagaaaacagtaggacaGTGAcgccctccattaaaaacttctaaaggccacaaaagttttagatcaggttgatatttgtgttttcccttctttcatgtattttttaacttttcaacaggttggatttcaaataaacattatggtgggccttaggattgtttcaacggtgggaatcactctccccactgttttctgtggtggggtccaataaagatttttatttaccttattctttggctcatgccctaaaatgatatctcaaaaatgaatggacggtgtggatacaacacatacatcataataggacccacagaacttggtgacgtcacttcagtagcggactcgctactcaacctgtcagtatctaatccgcgtccagaaaCTTCCCGCTGttgggaaagggattggctattTCCCCTGCCACTagtcaatggctagtggtcggtgccctgtgggccccaccatgatgtatgtgcttcatctatgctgtccacccattcttcctgatcattttatgctacgagccgaaaaatgagattgatccaaatctgaagtggaccgcacagtgttgattgaatgcccaccattaaaaatttcctggggccatataagttttgaatcaaactgatatatatatatatatatatatatatatttcccttcatccaagtctgtatgacctaatcaacaggttagatgtcaaataaccattacagtgggccacaggaggtttttaatggcgtggtccgcttgagatttagatatacctaatttttgagatcaagaactatatttatctttcaaaatggatggacggcgtggataaaacacatacatcatggtggggtccagatagcaccgaccactatcgACCTGGCTGATGGCtgcgtcaccagccaaaccgcgtccctgcAGTTGGGGTCGCAGGCAATCAAATTCCATTTGTAGCAAACACGAACCTTACAGTAGATGGGCCACCCAATGGAGATGGCATTTTAAAAAAGGTAGGGTAAGCCATGTTGGaatcattggacggtgtggattgatggATGTTTTCTAAAACATAGATTggaagagaaaatgaaagaaaatcagAAGGCTTACTCAGTGATGACATTATACTGTGGATATCGTTTTGAGAGGAATTTTGAAAGTTCCCGGACACACGTGTTAACAGCGCAGCATATGTAACGGCCGGAAGCTGATTCGTTCTCCGCTGCaaagatgtgggccctacatacgtCCTCCACGTGTACGAGGGAAATCGACCCCGAGATCAGCTGAAGGCTTTTCAAAATGTTGACCATGATTTCGTTCCCTACAAATGCCAGCCGTAAACTATGAAAATGCTCCGATACAAACAACGGACGGTCTAGATCTTGTACGTGTATTCGCATGTGCGTGTGGTgggacatctaaccgtccatcaagtgagaaCTAGCTTGTATATGACTGAGTACAAGAAATGAGGTTGGGccaatcatctggtgggccagagGAGtaggaaacaaatggacggctgcgTCACCTTTTTAATCCGTTGATTTTttacattaatgtggcccaccaaatggacgtgTGTGCCATCTTGGCACTTGTGGAGACGTGTacaggccagtggggcccactgttgggaaacggattggctagtggtaggtgctctgtgggccccaccgtgatgtatgtatttcattcattccgtccacccattcttccagatcattttatggtatgagccaaaaaatgaggttgatccaaacatcaagtggaccccacagtgttgattgaattcccaccattaaaaacttcttggggccacaaaagttttggatcaagatgatatatattttttaccttcatccaagtagtctgtatgacctgatcaacaggttagatgtcaaataaccattacagtaagccctaggaggtttttaatggtggacatttaatcactactgctttcccatggtgtggtccacttgagatttatatctacctcttTGTTAGTAAAaaggcctaaaattatctttcaaaatggatggacggcgtggatagaacacatagctcatggtgggtccacatagcaccgaccactaactACCCACCAGTAGGGCTGAAATTCAGGCGGGTTGGTGCTGAACCCtggcccaacccaaggttcctatacctcaacccaacctaacctcgggttgaaaattctcaacccaagctcaacccaagtgggctcggaCAGGTTAGGTGGGTTGGTCGGGcctatatgctaatattttcattattacattagtctattatatttcaatgcacttcttattttttgtacctacaATTTTATTAACTATAAATGTAGTTATCTATGgtaaagaattttattttttctaaactaACAAGCTAAAATTTAGGACTACTTTAAAGGTTATGTTATGCAGTACACAATCTATTTGCGAGAAAAatttggcatatcttgttagcttgaatcATTAGAAATGGCGTGGGCCAATGAGACCTGCTGgcactggaatttcctatgccttcagcacagatgatccacactcaattacagTTTATAACTTACATATTGATCGGGTtctcgggttgggtcgggcaacctgagacctcaacccaagcccgacccgacctttatcgggttagtgtttatatagcccaagctcaagaccaaacacgatacatcctgcccgagcccaacccaatgtcaggtcggtcatgGGTCGGGCGGGTTCTGACTTTATCACTacccaccagccaaaccgcgtccgataTATTACATGCCATATGTTCGAAGCTATGGGGGGCCACTCTTGATGTGGATGTGAATCCATACCGTGCATCTGGTGCCTCTTCTCATTTTCACTGTACATTCCACGAGTTATCTTGATTTAAAACCCAGATGGGATACAATCATGTTGAAAACTTTGTGGCCTACCTTAGTTCTTTTAATGCATTGAGTTTCTCTGTATCCCTTCATCCGAGTGGGCAATAAAAACAGgaagaatgggttggatgacataaatACGAAACGATGGACCTCACATTCCATCTGCGAGTTTCTATGCTGGGTGCACCCCTGCCTAACGTCTCCAGTTTTTTcctttggcgtggcccacctgagttatgaatCAAGCTGTATTTTGGGATTTAGGCTTAACATGCTGGAGACTATCTAATGGACGGGTTGATGGCATTCATTCATCActgtggccccacatagcttgaaCCCGTTGTAACGTGACCATTCATGATGTTTGTGCCCGTTGATGGCACGTATGGACACATATAGCACTTACCATAAAACACATTTCGTATTCTAGATCTCACCTGTGAGTAAGGATAGAAGCATCTGGACGCTTCCTGGAGCCTCAGGAGTTATAGAAGGGCCGAGGATGCCAACAGGAACAACGGTGATGATATCGAGGTTGTTTTCTTTAGCGAATTTCCATGCTTCCTTCTCTGATAGGGTTTTTGACACTCCATATCCCTGCATTGTTTTATTTTACATTAATTTTGTAATATTCCCCCATGTAGTTAGTTTCTGTCTCTACTGTGGTTACCAAGGGAgtatttggattgtaagttacttatacATTCATTTCTACTTGTAATTAAGTTGGTAAACAGTGGTTATCAAGGGAgtatttggattgtaagttatttTAGATAAGTTACTAATACATTCATTTCCACTTGTTAAGTTGGTAAACAATATACTTGtcagcaaaaaataaataaataaaaaagcacGTTTTGTTTTCAACATCGCATAAGTATTAATTATCTCTTAAGTTTGTTTGGTCAACTTATATATTCTCTActaatcatgtggggccaacctttgatattgtggattgttcattgtgtgggccccacctttaatgtgggccaCCATTGTGCAGGGACCACCTTAGATGTGAGCCATTTATCATTAGGGACCTTTAATTTGCATTGTCCACTATGTAAGGCCTAGCTTTGAAGTTGGTAATCCctcaagtagggcccaccatcactgtTATTGTCTATCAAGTGGTGTTCACCTTTAATATCCATATCCCATCCCAttgactgcccatcatgtgggcccaacctctgatgtgggccgtccatcatatGTGGTCcgactttgatgtgggccactcattgtcAGGGATGATGTTTGATGGGGACCgtctatcatgtgaggcccatcttgatgtggattatccatcCTGTGAAGCCcttctttgatgtggaccatccatcatctggacccCACCTTcattgtggattgtccatcatgtgggccccacctttaatgtgggttgtctatcatgcacggcttgccttggatgtaggccattcatcattaagggccaacctttgatgtggaccgtccatcatttaAGGTCCACCTCGATGTGGGACatcaatcatgtggggcctacccttTGATATAAAGTGTCCATCATATGGGCTCCACCTTTGATGGGGGCAGTACATCATATGGGGCCTCCTataataaggagagagagagagagagagagccacctTTTAACATGGATGCTGACTCAGGAGAGAAAACTAGAAAACTGCTAagtcaaaaagctataaaagaaatgATTAAAATAAGTAGTTTTTAGCATTAAGTTACTTTATAATTATGCTTATCGAATTAACTTAAGTGAAAAAATTAACTTAATAACTTAAAATAAGttaataagtaacttatttggtagtatcccaATAGGCCCTAAAAGACATGAAAGATCCAATAAAAGAAGAGAATGACTTGTTTGGCTATaaggaaaatcatgaaaaatGAGGGAAATGGAAATGTTTTATCATTAATGTGACTTTTTATGTTGTTttgattaaaagaaaaagaaggatgcCACGTGGTGGATCagactattttttatttttttaataaaacatTTATTGATTAGGAAAAATGTATGGTTGCAATCCATTGAACACCTTCAGGCCGCTGACATGTGTCAGACatttcattatatttttcatTGGATGCTTAAAACTTGGCTTGAACATTAGTGTGTACACTGATGATTCGATTTACCATATGTTCTGCAACAACACTCACGCCTTGAAGCTTAGGAAATGGAACTAAATTAGGGGCATGCTTAGGTAATCGTCTGTACATAACTTCAAACAAGCACTTGGTGAAATGGTTTTGCATATTGTTGAACGCAAATTCTGCCTGTGCTAAGGAAAAATCTCACTACTTGGGCTTATTACCTAAGATACATCATATAAGGTTCCCGAGTGTATGATTCACCACTTTAGTTTGCCCATCTATATGCGGATGTTTTGCGCTGCTGAACTATATGCGGATGTTTTGCATTGTTAAACTATACATTGGTGTCAAATTGCCTCTGGCTCTGAACCTACGTGCCTATGACTTCGTTTCCCAGGAAATCCGTGCAGTGGAAGATCCTGAATTTGAGACTTTCTACACCAAAAATATTCTCTTAAACGAAGGTATTCGTGCTTGGATGGCAGCTCAGGATCAGCCTCATGAAAACCTTATATTCCCTGAGAGGAGGTTCTACCCATGGAAACGCTCTTTAATGGAACTTTATCTTCAGTTGGTCGTGACCAAGAAACCACCGGGTTCGCTTGGTGGGCCGGGAATGCCCGACTTATCAATTTGTCCGGTAAACTACTCGAAGCTCACGTAGCCCATGTTGGATTAATCGTATTTTGGGCCGGAGCAATGAACCTATTTGAAGTGGCTCATTTCTACCAGAGAAACCCATGTATGAACAAGGATTGATTTTACTTCCCCATCTAGCTACTCTAGGTTGGGGGGTAGGCCCGGGTGGGGAAGTTGTAGACACCTTTCCATACTTTGTATCTTCGTCCAAAAGTAACTGAGGAACTTAGTGTCACAATTTGAAGTGATAGATTTTGGGACACCATGCATGTAATCATATGACCTTTCAAAAGAATAAATTTGCGACATGTATAGCGTTGAGAGTCTTCTTGCACAATATGAAATGAGCCAACTTGAAGAATATATTGACCACAACAAACACCAAGTTCATTCCACACTGGATCTATAGAAGATCGGGCACAAAGTCCATAGACAAATTCTCCTAAGGGCCGTCAGGTACCAACAATGGAGTGTATAGGCTCGTGTTTTGTGATCGTCCCTTAGATGCCTGACACATGGCATTGTTGCACTGCCTTTCCAATATCCCATTTTAGTTTTGCCCATTAGTAATGCTCCTCCAAGAGAGCTATTGTTTTGTATTGCCCTTGGtgaccaccgaggccacctccatgtagctctttaATGAAATGCTCTCGCAATGAACTCTGTAGAATGCACAACCGATTTTCATTAAAGACGAAATCGTCCTGAATATGGAGGTTACTAGACTGATCCTCCTGACATCTAATCCATGCACCCTTGAAGTTGTCGTCATCGACATATGGGTCCTTAAGGTACTCGAACCTGATAACCTCGTTGCTCATGGTGATCAACAAGGCTGCATATCGGCTAAGCGCATCAACCACCTTGTTCTGTTATCTGACTTTGTGTACtgcgtattttatacgttgaCCATTTCTTACTAGCATTACTAAGTTTCTCATTGtagaaggcttctagcatgcccTCTTGAGACAACACACCCCCAATTCCAACATACGAAGTATCGCATTCAACTTCAAATAATTTATCAAGGTTAGGAAGTAAGAGAACCGGAGTAGTAGACAACCTCTATTTAATTTTAGCAAAACTTCTATCAATCTTATCGGTCCACTAAAAAATGCCCATTCTTCATGCAGTTGGTGATTAGTGCCACGATGGTATTGAAGTTCATCACAAACCGACGATAGAACGTCGCCGACTCGTGAAAACTTCACGCTTCATAAATGTTTGTTGGAATCGGCCAATCTCTAATGGCTTTCACCTTCTCTTCATCCACATGGATGCCCATAGATGTCacgaaaaatcctaaaaataagaggctCCCTGTCAAGAAGCCATACTTCTTCAAATTCAGGTATAACTTATTTTCTACGAGCACTTGAAGCACCTGTTTGAGATGCCTCACATGGTCTGCGTCGCTCTCATTGTGTATCAAAATATTATCGAAATAAACCACTATGAATCATCCAATGAATGGTTTTAGAACCTGGTTCATTACTCTCATAAACATATTAGGCACATTCGAGAGTCCGAAAGGGCATGACCAACTATACATACAGACCCTCCTTGGTCATAAATATGGTCTTGTACTTATCACACATTCGAATACGGATCTAATGGTAGCCACTCTTCAAATCCAATTTGGAAAATAGTTTCACCCTCCTcggcatgtccaacatatcgtctaGTTGTGACATAGGAAATCTTCACTTTAAGGTTATTTTATTTATTGCTTCGTTATCTATACACATGTACAAACTTTAATCCTTCTTAAATGTCAATAGAGTTGTTGCGATACTTAGACTCATAATTTCTTTCACTAGACCCTTACGAATTAATTCCTTTTCTTGTACTTACAAAATATCACACTCTTTTGGGTTCATTTGATAATGAGGGAGATTGGATAAACTAACCCCTAGGATAAGGTCGATATGATGTTCTCTTTCTtgcatgggaggcaacccatcggGAAGTTCATTGGGCCAGATTGTCTTAAATTCTCGCAATAATGGTTTCAGTTTTTCTGGTATAATTGTGAGCTCTACCTCTTCACCCTTCACAACCAATGCAAAGACCTTTCCCGTCTCATTGGACTCCTTCACTAAGTCTCGTATGGCTAGGAGAGAACGTTgttccactttagaagcttcggaTTGCTCATCTGGGTCTATAGGGCGCGAATATGGTTT
Encoded here:
- the LOC131236075 gene encoding anthocyanidin reductase ((2S)-flavan-3-ol-forming)-like isoform X2, producing MVTALIFVGGRTEMATATMERKRACVTGATGYVGSMLVKSLLEKGYAVNATVRDPANSKKVSHLLNLQVLGVLKLFKADLTEEGSFDDAINGCDFVFHVATPVNFESEDQEGYGVSKTLSEKEAWKFAKENNLDIITVVPVGILGPSITPEAPGSVQMLLSLLTGNEIMVNILKSLQLISGSISLVHVEDVCRAHIFAAENESASGRYICCAVNTCVRELSKFLSKRYPQYNVITDFGDFPANLKSIFSSDKLIKAGFSYKYGIEEMYDESVEYLRAVGMLAN